A DNA window from Camelina sativa cultivar DH55 chromosome 17, Cs, whole genome shotgun sequence contains the following coding sequences:
- the LOC104754566 gene encoding uncharacterized protein LOC104754566 — MGFFSFLGRVLFASLFILSAWQMFNDFGADGGPAAKELAPKLDLTKAHLSSRFGVAFPNVEVKQVVWTIVALKGLGGLLFVIGNIFGAYLLVVYLVVVSPILYDFYNYGPEDRQFSLLLTEFLQSVALLGALLFFIGMKNSTTTSTSTKRIVKKRIHKPKAA; from the exons AtgggtttcttctcttttcttggAAGAGTTCTCTTCGCCTCCCTATTCATCCTCTCCGCTTGGCAGAT GTTCAATGATTTTGGAGCTGACGGTGGTCCAGCAGCTAAAGAGTTAGCTCCAAAGCTTGATCTGACCAAAGCCCATCTCTCTTCCAGATTTGGAGTTGCGTTTCCCAACGTAGAG GTGAAACAAGTGGTATGGACTATTGTTGCTCTGAAAGGACTTGGAGGCTTACTCTTTGTTATTGGCAATATCTTTGGTGCCTATCTTCTG GTTGTCTACTTGGTGGTTGTCAGTccaattttatatgatttttacaaCTACGGACCAGAGGACCGCCAGTTCTCTCTTCTATTGACTGAATTCTTGCAG AGCGTTGCGCTTCTTGGGGCACTGCTCTTTTTTATTGGAATGAAGAACTCGACGACGACCTCGACCTCGACCAAGAGGATTGTGAAGAAGAGGATTCACAAGCCTAAAGCTGCTTAG